One genomic region from Octopus sinensis linkage group LG13, ASM634580v1, whole genome shotgun sequence encodes:
- the LOC115218231 gene encoding uncharacterized protein LOC115218231 isoform X2 — translation MTSCQNIVASEEGIIHNFTIDTFISNLNDETYRFEYCKSTSSNCQQLSLSRHSLCNLSLPSIGEWTIISAENIKEISTGKTITCAFLQCLGEQQVTFIIVSYCSDKLLPLRRYVIDTKQPELAVTSKIKSMCENVQLVDGPSLMWISDSQLQLALSSDASYELELKTVRLDRLLYPERSYNNFKLLCCYDLINMSLIIGHVFDKHKNRKKSEYFGVMFNQSFNSFQTIDISRILPLAHSATIQHLFITHCSMSIKAKQQGSNEWADTLQVRMFVFTEERYLMEVHNGKLLRCFNIPQPETSFSSLTTLYKGYECYSPILHTSDYEVHVVAAQLDKVKFVIKDVNKIFVQDFLQCGTQQLLFLGLHSNEETEGSELVKFWLLTDLECHHFQYGNADLMKLVQDENTAFNDGDFCPPAVGEVLLQQIQQDVLTLEEKNRLIDAQNQFISDICHLLNSEGSRSLLSPDSGNPFRMMTFIKGSPRVVETKRTKPAELDVEIVDAWQKIVGEQWVVGVDFKPTVSRKFRNVSLLVMSDQEHNNISASGNCLLNHLHTTGKRSPTMTTTTSDKTDVKHFSGTETITCTLDTLPKIGVKPTSKFLVFLHCCDSNCETESSVSYLVPCGAVSFDPETLLNMMPLHQQVLALTESISTEEMKRSLIAFNSVQNCWKFIIKSRLTNLMSMNDWFQSQQELSWSSHLERFAFLLPGGPFNQVQISVSYSHLHECSIHIYAHQEATSVTQRAVVSCQSTYEQGVLHPACPSLPLQQTT, via the exons ATGACTTCCTGTCAAAATATCGTTGCTTCAGAAGAGGGAATTATCCATAATTTTACCAttgatacatttatttctaatttaaacgATGAAACTTATCGTTTTGAATACTGCAAATCCACTTCTAGCAACTGCCAACAGTTGTCATTATCGAGACATAGTCTTTGTAATTTATCCTTACCTTCCATCGGAGAATGGACGATAATTAGCGCAGAAAACATTAAAGAGATCTCTACGGGTAAAACTATTACGTGTGCATTTTTGCAGTGCTTAGGAGAGCAACAAGTGACTTTTATTATCGTGTCTTACTGCTCTGATAAACTGCTTCCGTTAAGACGTTATGTTATTGACACTAAACAACCTGAATTGGCTGTCACATCTAAGATCAAATCGATGTGTGAGAATGTACAGCTTGTGGATGGGCCTAGTTTAATGTGGATTTCAGACTCCCAACTACAGCTTGCTCTTTCGTCCGATGCGAGTTACGAGCTAGAGTTGAAAACAGTCCGCCTGGATCGTTTGTTATACCCAGAACGTTCTTATAACAACTTTAAATTACTTTGTTGTTATGATTTAATTAACATGTCACTTATAATCGGTCATGTTTtcgacaaacacaaaaacagaaagaaatcagAATATTTCGGTGTGATGTTCAATCAAAGCTTTAATTCATTTCAAACCATCGACATTTCTCGAATCTTACCTTTGGCCCATTCAGCGACCATTCAACACCTTTTTATTACTCACTGTTCAATGTCTATTAAAGCTAAACAGCAAGGATCGAACGAGTGGGCCGATACATTACAGGTTCGAATGTTTGTATTTACAGAGGAAAGATATCTGATGGAAGTTCACAACGGGAAGCTTTTGAGGTGTTTCAACATTCCTCAGCCAGAAACCAGTTTTTCTAGTCTGACCACTCTATACAAGGGTTATGAATGTTACTCGCCTATTCTACACACTTCAGATTACGAAGTCCACGTGGTAGCTGCACAACTTGACAAg GTAAAATTTGTTATCAAAGATGTTAACAAGATTTTtgtgcaggattttcttcagtGTGGAACACAGCAGCTATTGTTTCTGGGTCTTCATAGCAATGAGGAAACAGAGGGGTCAGAGTTGGTTAAATTCTGGCTGCTTACTGATTTGGAATGCCATCACTTTCAATATGGTAATGCTGACTTAATG AAACTTGTACAGGATGAAAATACAGCGTTTAATGATGGAGATTTTTGTCCACCTGCTGTTGGTGAGGTTCTCTTACAGCAAATACAA CAAGATGTTTTGACACTTGAAGAGAAAAACAGGCTCATTGATGCACAAAATCAATTTATATCAGACATATGTCACTTGTTGAATAGTGAAGGCAGCAGAAGTCTACTCTCTCCAGATTCTGGGAATCCT TTTAGAATGATGACCTTCATCAAAGGATCCCCAAGAGTAGTTGAAACAAAGAGAACCAAACCTGCAGAACTGGATGTTGAAATTGTTGATGCTTGGCAGAAAATCGTTGGAGAGCAGTGGGTCGTTGGTGTGGATTTTAAACCTACAGTTTCTAG aaagttCCGGAATGTCTCCCTGTTGGTTATGTCAGATCAAGAACATAACAACATCTCGGCTTCTGGCAACTGTCTGTTGAATCACTTGCACACAACAGGAAAGAGATCTCCtacaatgaccaccaccactagtgaTAAAACTGATGTAAAACATTTCTCTGGTACCGAAACCATTACATGTACCTTAGACACCTTACCAAAGATTGGAGTGAAACCAACATCAAAATTTCTTGTATTCTTGCATTGCTGTGATTCAAACTGTGAGACAGAGTCTTCTGTGAGTTACTTAGTTCCATGTGGGGCGGTCAGTTTTGATCCGGAAACATTACTAAACATGATGCCACTTCACCAGCAGGTTCTTGCTCTCACAGAATCCATATCTA ctGAAGAGATGAAAAGGTCACTGATTGCCTTCAATTCCGTCCAAAACTGTTGGAAATTTATCATAAAATCTCGTCTGACAAATCTGATGTCAATGAATGACTGGTTTCAGTCCCAGCAAGAACTTTCATGGTCGTCCCATCTTGAACGGTTTGCTTTTCTTTTACCTGGAGGACCATTTAACCAAGTTCAAATTTCAGTGTCTTACTCTCATCTTCATGAGTGTTCCATTCATATTTATGCTCA
- the LOC115218231 gene encoding uncharacterized protein LOC115218231 isoform X3, whose translation MTSCQNIVASEEGIIHNFTIDTFISNLNDETYRFEYCKSTSSNCQQLSLSRHSLCNLSLPSIGEWTIISAENIKEISTGKTITCAFLQCLGEQQVTFIIVSYCSDKLLPLRRYVIDTKQPELAVTSKIKSMCENVQLVDGPSLMWISDSQLQLALSSDASYELELKTVRLDRLLYPERSYNNFKLLCCYDLINMSLIIGHVFDKHKNRKKSEYFGVMFNQSFNSFQTIDISRILPLAHSATIQHLFITHCSMSIKAKQQGSNEWADTLQVRMFVFTEERYLMEVHNGKLLRCFNIPQPETSFSSLTTLYKGYECYSPILHTSDYEVHVVAAQLDKVKFVIKDVNKIFVQDFLQCGTQQLLFLGLHSNEETEGSELVKFWLLTDLECHHFQYGNADLMKLVQDENTAFNDGDFCPPAVGEVLLQQIQQDVLTLEEKNRLIDAQNQFISDICHLLNSEGSRSLLSPDSGNPFRMMTFIKGSPRVVETKRTKPAELDVEIVDAWQKIVGEQWVVGVDFKPTVSRKFRNVSLLVMSDQEHNNISASGNCLLNHLHTTGKRSPTMTTTTSDKTDVKHFSGTETITCTLDTLPKIGVKPTSKFLVFLHCCDSNCETESSVSYLVPCGAVSFDPETLLNMMPLHQQVLALTESISTEEMKRSLIAFNSVQNCWKFIIKSRLTNLMSMNDWFQSQQELSWSSHLERFAFLLPGGPFNQVQISVSYSHLHECSIHIYAQTVWEHVWPWENCCLPWKHVSVGNRKDIWP comes from the exons ATGACTTCCTGTCAAAATATCGTTGCTTCAGAAGAGGGAATTATCCATAATTTTACCAttgatacatttatttctaatttaaacgATGAAACTTATCGTTTTGAATACTGCAAATCCACTTCTAGCAACTGCCAACAGTTGTCATTATCGAGACATAGTCTTTGTAATTTATCCTTACCTTCCATCGGAGAATGGACGATAATTAGCGCAGAAAACATTAAAGAGATCTCTACGGGTAAAACTATTACGTGTGCATTTTTGCAGTGCTTAGGAGAGCAACAAGTGACTTTTATTATCGTGTCTTACTGCTCTGATAAACTGCTTCCGTTAAGACGTTATGTTATTGACACTAAACAACCTGAATTGGCTGTCACATCTAAGATCAAATCGATGTGTGAGAATGTACAGCTTGTGGATGGGCCTAGTTTAATGTGGATTTCAGACTCCCAACTACAGCTTGCTCTTTCGTCCGATGCGAGTTACGAGCTAGAGTTGAAAACAGTCCGCCTGGATCGTTTGTTATACCCAGAACGTTCTTATAACAACTTTAAATTACTTTGTTGTTATGATTTAATTAACATGTCACTTATAATCGGTCATGTTTtcgacaaacacaaaaacagaaagaaatcagAATATTTCGGTGTGATGTTCAATCAAAGCTTTAATTCATTTCAAACCATCGACATTTCTCGAATCTTACCTTTGGCCCATTCAGCGACCATTCAACACCTTTTTATTACTCACTGTTCAATGTCTATTAAAGCTAAACAGCAAGGATCGAACGAGTGGGCCGATACATTACAGGTTCGAATGTTTGTATTTACAGAGGAAAGATATCTGATGGAAGTTCACAACGGGAAGCTTTTGAGGTGTTTCAACATTCCTCAGCCAGAAACCAGTTTTTCTAGTCTGACCACTCTATACAAGGGTTATGAATGTTACTCGCCTATTCTACACACTTCAGATTACGAAGTCCACGTGGTAGCTGCACAACTTGACAAg GTAAAATTTGTTATCAAAGATGTTAACAAGATTTTtgtgcaggattttcttcagtGTGGAACACAGCAGCTATTGTTTCTGGGTCTTCATAGCAATGAGGAAACAGAGGGGTCAGAGTTGGTTAAATTCTGGCTGCTTACTGATTTGGAATGCCATCACTTTCAATATGGTAATGCTGACTTAATG AAACTTGTACAGGATGAAAATACAGCGTTTAATGATGGAGATTTTTGTCCACCTGCTGTTGGTGAGGTTCTCTTACAGCAAATACAA CAAGATGTTTTGACACTTGAAGAGAAAAACAGGCTCATTGATGCACAAAATCAATTTATATCAGACATATGTCACTTGTTGAATAGTGAAGGCAGCAGAAGTCTACTCTCTCCAGATTCTGGGAATCCT TTTAGAATGATGACCTTCATCAAAGGATCCCCAAGAGTAGTTGAAACAAAGAGAACCAAACCTGCAGAACTGGATGTTGAAATTGTTGATGCTTGGCAGAAAATCGTTGGAGAGCAGTGGGTCGTTGGTGTGGATTTTAAACCTACAGTTTCTAG aaagttCCGGAATGTCTCCCTGTTGGTTATGTCAGATCAAGAACATAACAACATCTCGGCTTCTGGCAACTGTCTGTTGAATCACTTGCACACAACAGGAAAGAGATCTCCtacaatgaccaccaccactagtgaTAAAACTGATGTAAAACATTTCTCTGGTACCGAAACCATTACATGTACCTTAGACACCTTACCAAAGATTGGAGTGAAACCAACATCAAAATTTCTTGTATTCTTGCATTGCTGTGATTCAAACTGTGAGACAGAGTCTTCTGTGAGTTACTTAGTTCCATGTGGGGCGGTCAGTTTTGATCCGGAAACATTACTAAACATGATGCCACTTCACCAGCAGGTTCTTGCTCTCACAGAATCCATATCTA ctGAAGAGATGAAAAGGTCACTGATTGCCTTCAATTCCGTCCAAAACTGTTGGAAATTTATCATAAAATCTCGTCTGACAAATCTGATGTCAATGAATGACTGGTTTCAGTCCCAGCAAGAACTTTCATGGTCGTCCCATCTTGAACGGTTTGCTTTTCTTTTACCTGGAGGACCATTTAACCAAGTTCAAATTTCAGTGTCTTACTCTCATCTTCATGAGTGTTCCATTCATATTTATGCTCA
- the LOC115218233 gene encoding 14-3-3 family protein artA, whose product MADREELVYMAKLAEQAERYDEMVSNMKSVANQGTELSVEERNLLSVAYKNVIGARRASWRIISSLEQKEDSKGNEQRLRLIRSYRENIEIELKKICEDVLDVLDKQLLPIASSGESNVFYFKMKGDYHRYLAEFAIGDDRKETADESLKAYKRASDIASNELTSTHPIRLGLALNFSVFYYETLSNPMRACALAKTAFDEAIAELDTLSEESYKDSTLIMQLLRDNLTLWTSDMQTEECDQKADPKGEQPQDGGDPAPEA is encoded by the coding sequence ATGGCGGACAGGGAGGAACTAGTTTATATGGCCAAACTGGCTGAACAAGCTGAAAGGTACGACGAAATGGTGAGCAATATGAAAAGCGTTGCGAACCAAGGTACAGAGCTGTCGGTAGAAGAACGTAACCTTTTGTCTGTTGCTTATAAAAATGTTATAGGAGCTCGGCGGGCCTCTTGGCGAATCATAAGTAGCTTGGAGCAAAAGGAAGATTCGAAAGGCAACGAACAACGTCTCCGTTTGATTCGCAGTTACCgggaaaatattgaaattgaACTGAAGAAAATCTGCGAGGATGTTCTCGATGTTCTCGACAAACAATTGCTGCCAATAGCCAGTTCTGGAGAGTCGAATGTATTTTACTTTAAAATGAAAGGCGATTATCATCGTTATCTGGCGGAATTCGCAATTGGTGATGACAGAAAAGAGACTGCCGATGAAAGTCTGAAAGCTTACAAACGTGCTAGCGATATTGCTTCAAACGAGCTCACCTCTACGCATCCGATCCGACTTGGTTTGGCGCTCAATTTCTCCGTGTTCTACTATGAAACTCTTAGTAACCCCATGAGAGCCTGCGCCTTGGCTAAAACCGCCTTCGATGAAGCTATTGCTGAGCTGGACACACTCAGCGAAGAAAGCTACAAAGATTCCACGCTCATCATGCAGCTCCTTCGGGATAATCTCACCTTGTGGACATCGGACATGCAGACCGAGGAATGTGACCAGAAGGCTGACCCGAAAGGGGAACAGCCACAGGATGGAGGAGATCCTGCGCCAGAAgcttaa